From the endosymbiont of Bathymodiolus septemdierum str. Myojin knoll genome, one window contains:
- a CDS encoding phosphoethanolamine transferase, whose translation MVRFDRAGLKILLIWLGITLLDLFVVRDFSWIFEHWNSKRVVVNYGLTALAMMLLLFILSPIIRYFKTGKYLVFAFIAVPMWVQMSHYEVYRSFASSSGFREFSQDPSLVLSVWMDQFNWLKSTIILLFVYGLLSLLSGVKTKIVRWRYGLNVIGFTLLYLLTTFSWYGVNNFQNSTLSYYSTLLQMSRMQVLEFKYDKPSVIPSQLSTEGLPNIIYIVGESLTLSHMSIYGYKRNTTPQLAQLEKDRQLIKYNNALSIGTHTRLSVPYMLVGIEGIDPKGRIYQTPTVFNYAKARGYTTAFISAQDTDWGHIKEMFVDESVDYFWHGVDMNKNASVHKGADDMRVLNEIALPYIAKVGKQKTPFFLVLQMDGSHYPYAEHSTKKHKIFLPENTPNSINAYDNTVVKTDEYLFKIIQKMRQEYPNSWVFYSTDHGQGLGGKAGKFNQDPHLNTIHNPLLISAPKSKIAQLLRNQDAPVSQADIVPSILDIIGMKPDKNINGKSLLKPINSNRLRVVSQYMPTQHNDPRAVLAEPNLKLYTLDFEKMSVSFPDEKKVIHFKDWDARHQKIFIGARFGSLIAN comes from the coding sequence ATGGTTAGATTTGATAGAGCAGGCTTAAAAATTCTACTGATTTGGCTGGGCATTACTTTGCTTGATTTATTTGTAGTGCGTGATTTTTCTTGGATATTTGAGCATTGGAATTCTAAGCGTGTGGTTGTTAATTATGGTTTAACAGCGTTAGCAATGATGTTACTTTTGTTTATTCTTAGTCCGATTATTAGATACTTTAAGACAGGTAAATATCTTGTTTTTGCCTTTATTGCCGTACCAATGTGGGTACAAATGTCGCATTATGAGGTGTATCGTAGTTTTGCGAGTAGCTCAGGTTTTCGTGAATTTTCACAAGATCCGTCATTGGTGTTGAGTGTGTGGATGGACCAATTTAATTGGCTAAAATCCACTATTATTTTGCTGTTTGTCTATGGATTATTAAGCTTATTATCAGGTGTAAAAACCAAAATAGTCAGATGGCGTTATGGGTTAAATGTGATTGGATTTACACTGCTATATTTACTCACAACTTTTAGTTGGTATGGGGTGAATAATTTTCAAAATTCAACGCTGTCATATTATTCTACCTTGTTGCAAATGTCACGCATGCAGGTATTAGAATTCAAATATGACAAACCGAGTGTTATTCCTAGCCAATTATCAACCGAGGGTTTGCCGAATATAATTTATATTGTGGGCGAGTCGTTGACGCTTTCGCACATGAGTATTTACGGTTATAAGCGCAATACCACGCCACAATTAGCACAACTTGAAAAAGACAGGCAATTGATTAAATACAATAACGCACTTAGTATTGGCACTCATACCCGCCTCAGCGTTCCATATATGTTGGTGGGCATTGAAGGTATTGATCCAAAAGGCAGGATTTATCAAACCCCAACCGTGTTTAATTATGCCAAAGCGCGAGGTTACACCACAGCGTTTATCAGCGCACAGGATACAGATTGGGGTCATATTAAAGAAATGTTTGTTGATGAAAGTGTGGATTATTTTTGGCATGGTGTGGATATGAATAAGAACGCATCGGTACACAAAGGTGCCGATGATATGCGTGTGTTGAATGAGATTGCACTGCCGTATATTGCCAAAGTTGGTAAACAAAAAACGCCGTTTTTCTTAGTCTTACAAATGGATGGGTCGCACTATCCTTACGCAGAACATTCCACCAAAAAACATAAAATATTCTTACCTGAAAATACGCCAAATTCTATCAATGCCTATGACAATACCGTGGTTAAAACTGATGAATATCTGTTTAAAATCATTCAAAAAATGCGACAAGAATATCCAAATAGTTGGGTATTTTATTCTACTGACCACGGGCAAGGTTTGGGTGGTAAAGCAGGGAAATTCAACCAAGACCCACACTTGAATACTATTCATAATCCACTCTTAATCTCTGCACCAAAATCCAAAATTGCACAATTGTTACGCAACCAAGATGCGCCTGTATCGCAGGCAGATATTGTGCCGAGTATTTTGGATATTATTGGTATGAAGCCTGATAAAAATATCAATGGGAAGTCTTTATTAAAACCAATAAATTCAAATCGATTGAGGGTGGTTAGCCAATATATGCCAACGCAACACAATGACCCAAGAGCAGTTTTGGCAGAGCCTAATTTAAAACTTTACACACTTGATTTTGAAAAAATGAGCGTCAGTTTTCCCGACGAAAAGAAAGTCATTCATTTTAAAGATTGGGACGCACGACATCAAAAAATATTCATTGGAGCGAGGTTTGGATCTTTAATTGCGAATTAA
- the surE gene encoding 5'/3'-nucleotidase SurE, which translates to MKILISNDDGFDAQGIKTLVQYLSKDHQVVVVAPNENKSASSSSLTLNRALQPIKIKKNTYSVDATPSDCVHLALSGLLEDEFDLVVTGINFGANLGDDVIYSGTVAGAIEGRFLGLPSLAISLASWEGEHFETAGIIAQRLVAQISHAPLSHDTVLNVNVPDVPIDEIQGLQTTRLGKRHQSEQSLPDKDDASKFWIGENGKEADNGVGTDFYAVANGFVSVTPLQIDLTKYNEMDTVSLWLDLIEQA; encoded by the coding sequence ATGAAAATATTAATCAGTAATGATGATGGTTTTGATGCGCAGGGCATCAAAACTTTGGTGCAATATTTATCCAAAGATCATCAAGTGGTTGTGGTGGCGCCAAATGAAAATAAATCTGCATCCAGTAGCTCTTTAACACTAAATAGAGCCTTGCAACCGATTAAAATCAAAAAAAATACCTATAGCGTTGATGCCACGCCGAGTGATTGTGTGCATTTAGCGCTCAGCGGACTGTTGGAGGATGAATTTGATTTGGTGGTTACAGGGATTAATTTTGGAGCGAATTTAGGGGATGATGTGATTTATTCTGGCACAGTTGCTGGGGCAATTGAAGGGCGTTTTTTAGGGTTGCCATCGTTAGCAATTTCATTGGCGAGCTGGGAGGGCGAACATTTTGAAACAGCGGGTATCATCGCACAAAGATTGGTTGCACAAATTTCTCACGCCCCCTTATCACACGATACTGTTCTGAATGTCAATGTACCCGATGTGCCGATTGATGAGATTCAAGGTTTGCAAACCACGCGTTTGGGCAAACGACACCAATCTGAGCAAAGCCTGCCCGATAAAGACGATGCCTCAAAATTTTGGATTGGTGAAAATGGTAAGGAAGCAGATAATGGTGTGGGAACGGACTTTTATGCAGTTGCCAATGGTTTTGTTTCAGTTACGCCATTGCAAATTGATTTAACAAAATATAATGAAATGGATACGGTTTCCCTATGGTTAGATTTGATAGAGCAGGCTTAA
- the clpA gene encoding ATP-dependent Clp protease ATP-binding subunit ClpA, translated as MIEAGLQQEINYIMTKARNNRLEFVTVEHLLIALFNIDEVVSFLRNKQVNLEEFRADLEDYIDSNTPLIPQQSEIDIVPTVGFQRVLQRSVYQAQSAQKNTVYAMNILVSIFSEKESYAVYLLKQNGVSRLEVMEAMSTQTAAYTDDDRDYKTDAKPKKKNKNALETYTTNLCEKSKSGKIDPLLGREEEVLRTVQILSRRRKNNPLFVGQAGVGKTAIAQGIAKKIVDGKVPEVLKNASIYSLDVGVLVAGTKYRGDFEKRLKSVLSDLEKIPDAILFIDEIHTIVGAGSVSGGSLDASNLLKPALADGTLKCMGSTTYEEYRKVFEKDHALSRRFQKIDIDEPSVDDTIKILNGLKEAYQTHHKVKYSKASLVSAVELSHRYMNDRRLPDKAIDVIDEVGALQQIQPKSKRKVNIGVGDIEDIVAKLARIPSRQVTKDDKSLLKSLEADLKLGVFGQEKAVESLSTAIKLSRSGLAHEDKPMGSFLFAGPTGVGKTEICKQLARIMGVKLLRFDMSEYMERHSISKLVGSPPGYVGYDEGGLLTEAVNANPYAVLLLDEVEKAHPDIFNLLLQVMDNGKLTDANGREVDFSNVILVMTSNIGAQSVGRASIGFNEQDHSLDYEGELKKAFTPEFRNRLSEVIYFNSLNEKTIVFVVNKFLFELESALEDKNVSLIVSETSRKWFAKNGYDAKMGARPMSRLIEKEIRKPLADELLFGKLVTGGTVKVEIKKDKITLTIK; from the coding sequence ATGATTGAAGCTGGCTTACAACAAGAAATTAATTACATTATGACCAAAGCGCGTAACAACCGTTTGGAGTTTGTAACGGTTGAACATTTATTAATTGCTTTGTTTAATATTGACGAAGTGGTGAGTTTTTTACGCAATAAGCAAGTGAATTTGGAAGAATTTCGTGCTGATTTGGAAGACTATATTGATTCAAATACGCCGCTTATTCCTCAGCAATCAGAAATCGATATTGTGCCTACTGTAGGCTTTCAACGCGTGTTGCAACGCAGTGTTTATCAAGCACAATCAGCACAGAAAAATACAGTTTATGCAATGAATATTTTGGTCAGTATTTTTTCTGAAAAAGAATCTTATGCGGTTTATTTACTTAAGCAAAATGGCGTTTCTCGCCTTGAAGTGATGGAGGCTATGTCAACGCAAACAGCCGCATATACTGATGATGATAGGGATTATAAAACCGATGCCAAGCCAAAGAAAAAGAACAAAAATGCGTTAGAAACTTACACCACTAATTTGTGCGAAAAATCGAAGTCTGGCAAGATTGACCCGCTACTTGGTAGAGAAGAAGAGGTGTTACGCACAGTGCAGATTTTATCCAGACGCCGTAAAAACAATCCTTTGTTTGTTGGACAGGCGGGCGTAGGTAAAACGGCAATTGCACAAGGAATCGCCAAAAAAATTGTCGATGGAAAGGTGCCAGAGGTTTTAAAAAATGCTAGTATTTACTCATTAGATGTAGGTGTGTTGGTTGCAGGAACAAAGTATCGGGGAGATTTTGAGAAGCGTTTGAAATCGGTACTCAGTGATTTAGAAAAAATCCCTGATGCTATTTTGTTTATTGACGAAATCCATACTATTGTCGGTGCAGGTAGTGTGTCTGGTGGCTCATTGGATGCGTCTAATTTGTTAAAACCCGCATTGGCGGATGGCACATTGAAATGTATGGGTTCGACGACTTACGAAGAATATCGCAAGGTATTTGAAAAAGACCATGCGCTATCGCGTCGTTTTCAAAAAATTGACATTGATGAGCCATCGGTAGATGACACGATTAAGATTTTAAATGGCTTGAAAGAAGCTTATCAAACGCATCATAAGGTTAAATATTCTAAGGCATCGTTGGTGTCGGCAGTGGAGTTGTCACACCGTTATATGAATGACCGTCGCCTGCCAGATAAAGCAATTGATGTGATCGATGAAGTTGGTGCCCTGCAACAAATTCAACCTAAATCTAAACGAAAAGTGAATATTGGTGTGGGCGATATTGAAGACATTGTCGCAAAATTAGCGCGTATTCCGTCGCGACAAGTGACAAAGGATGACAAGTCTTTATTGAAGAGCTTGGAAGCAGATTTAAAACTCGGTGTGTTCGGACAGGAGAAGGCAGTTGAAAGTCTATCGACGGCTATTAAATTATCTCGTTCGGGTTTGGCGCACGAAGACAAGCCAATGGGCTCTTTTCTATTTGCTGGTCCAACAGGTGTTGGTAAAACCGAGATTTGCAAACAACTTGCTCGCATTATGGGGGTTAAATTATTGCGTTTTGATATGAGTGAATATATGGAACGCCATTCAATATCAAAATTGGTGGGCTCACCACCAGGTTATGTGGGTTACGATGAAGGGGGCTTGTTGACCGAAGCGGTGAATGCTAATCCATATGCAGTATTGTTGTTGGACGAAGTTGAAAAAGCGCATCCTGATATTTTCAATTTATTATTACAGGTGATGGATAACGGTAAACTCACTGATGCGAATGGACGAGAAGTTGATTTTAGCAATGTGATTTTGGTAATGACCTCTAACATTGGTGCGCAAAGTGTTGGGCGTGCATCAATTGGCTTTAACGAGCAAGACCATTCGTTGGACTATGAAGGTGAATTGAAAAAAGCCTTTACCCCAGAATTTAGAAATCGTTTGTCTGAAGTCATTTATTTCAATTCATTAAACGAAAAAACCATTGTTTTTGTTGTTAATAAATTCTTGTTTGAATTAGAATCGGCTTTAGAAGACAAAAATGTCTCCCTAATCGTCTCAGAAACCTCAAGAAAATGGTTTGCCAAAAACGGTTATGACGCCAAAATGGGTGCTCGCCCAATGTCACGATTGATAGAAAAAGAAATCCGAAAACCCTTAGCGGATGAGTTGTTATTTGGTAAGTTAGTCACAGGAGGCACTGTCAAAGTTGAGATTAAAAAAGACAAAATCACACTTACCATTAAATGA
- the clpS gene encoding ATP-dependent Clp protease adapter ClpS, with the protein MDDTLTKTAKPKLKKPSQFQVLLLNDDYTEMDFVIEVLMQFFAKTEEAAHAIMLKVHIDGEGVCGIYSHDVAQTKVTQVIDFSRSNEQPLMCVVREV; encoded by the coding sequence ATGGACGATACATTGACCAAAACGGCAAAGCCGAAACTCAAAAAGCCCAGTCAATTTCAAGTGCTGCTGTTGAATGACGACTATACCGAAATGGATTTTGTTATTGAGGTGTTGATGCAGTTTTTTGCCAAAACTGAAGAAGCCGCACACGCAATTATGCTTAAAGTTCATATTGATGGCGAAGGTGTCTGCGGTATTTATTCGCACGATGTGGCACAAACAAAAGTAACGCAAGTAATTGATTTTTCCCGTAGCAACGAACAACCGTTGATGTGTGTCGTTAGGGAAGTATAA
- the guaA gene encoding glutamine-hydrolyzing GMP synthase, protein MENIHKDKILILDFGSQYTQLIARRVREIGVYCELLPYDVDENFIKRFNPKGIILSGGPDTVTLDDSARAPQIVFDLGVPILGICYGMQTMATQLGGLAVSADKHEYGFAKVRARNHSSLLNNIMDEVNDEGHGLLDVWMSHGIEVKELPKGFKLIASTDNCAIAGFANVEKHYYGLQFHPEVTHTKQGVHILERFVSGICDCEKNWTTDNIITDLIQALKNQIGDGNVLLGLSGGVDSSVVAVLLHQAIGNQLTCVFVDNGLLRLNEGDEVMKTFAENMGVKVIRADAQEKFYNALSNENEPEAKRKIIGRTFVEVFEEEAKHLDNIKFLAQGTIYPDVIESAGAASGKAKVIKSHHNVGGLPDDLAFELVEPLKELFKDEVRTIGVKLGIPAHMLYRHPFPGPGLGVRILGQVKQEYANILREADAIFMDELYKNDLYDKVNQAFAVFLPIKSVGVTGDERRYDYVIALRAVETIDFMTARWAHLPYDFLDTVSNRIMNEISRVSRVVYDISGKPPATIEWE, encoded by the coding sequence ATGGAAAATATTCACAAAGACAAAATTCTTATCCTTGATTTTGGTTCGCAATACACACAACTTATTGCTCGTCGCGTGCGTGAAATCGGTGTTTATTGTGAGTTGTTACCTTACGATGTTGATGAGAATTTCATTAAGCGATTTAACCCAAAAGGTATCATCCTTTCAGGCGGTCCTGATACCGTAACTTTGGACGATTCTGCGAGAGCACCACAAATCGTTTTTGACCTTGGTGTGCCAATTTTAGGTATTTGTTATGGCATGCAAACGATGGCAACGCAGCTCGGCGGTTTGGCTGTTTCAGCTGATAAACACGAATACGGCTTTGCCAAAGTTCGTGCCCGCAATCACTCATCGTTACTAAATAATATTATGGACGAAGTTAATGACGAAGGTCATGGCTTGTTGGATGTATGGATGAGTCACGGCATTGAGGTTAAAGAATTACCAAAAGGCTTTAAACTCATCGCTTCTACTGATAATTGTGCGATTGCAGGGTTTGCTAATGTAGAAAAACACTATTATGGTTTGCAATTCCACCCAGAAGTTACGCATACAAAACAAGGTGTACACATCTTAGAGCGATTTGTTTCTGGTATTTGCGACTGTGAGAAAAACTGGACCACCGATAATATTATTACCGATTTAATCCAAGCATTAAAAAATCAAATCGGTGATGGCAATGTCCTACTAGGACTGTCAGGTGGTGTCGATTCTTCCGTTGTTGCCGTGCTATTACACCAAGCCATTGGCAATCAATTGACTTGTGTTTTTGTGGATAACGGACTATTGCGACTCAACGAAGGTGATGAAGTCATGAAAACTTTCGCTGAAAATATGGGTGTTAAAGTTATCCGTGCTGATGCACAAGAAAAATTCTACAATGCCTTGTCTAATGAAAATGAACCGGAGGCAAAACGCAAAATTATTGGCCGCACCTTCGTTGAGGTATTTGAAGAAGAAGCAAAACACCTTGATAATATTAAATTTTTGGCCCAAGGCACTATTTACCCCGATGTGATTGAATCAGCAGGCGCTGCTTCGGGCAAGGCAAAGGTTATTAAATCCCACCACAATGTTGGTGGATTGCCCGATGATTTAGCCTTTGAATTGGTCGAACCACTTAAAGAATTATTCAAAGACGAAGTCCGCACTATCGGTGTCAAACTCGGCATCCCTGCCCATATGCTTTACCGTCATCCATTTCCAGGACCGGGTTTAGGCGTTCGTATTTTAGGGCAAGTCAAACAAGAGTATGCCAATATTTTGCGCGAAGCCGATGCTATCTTTATGGATGAACTTTATAAAAACGATTTATACGATAAAGTTAATCAAGCCTTTGCTGTATTTCTACCTATTAAATCCGTCGGCGTTACTGGCGATGAACGCCGCTACGACTATGTCATTGCTCTGCGCGCTGTTGAGACCATCGACTTTATGACCGCCCGTTGGGCGCACTTGCCATACGATTTTTTAGACACCGTTTCTAACCGAATTATGAATGAAATATCGCGTGTTTCTCGCGTGGTTTATGACATTTCAGGCAAGCCACCAGCAACGATTGAGTGGGAATAA
- the tadA gene encoding tRNA adenosine(34) deaminase TadA, giving the protein MCDNLIDSQWMALAIEQALLAEKINEVPVGAVLIQDEQLIASAHNQPISNNDPTAHAEIQLLRKAGEKLNNYRLPNTTLYVTLEPCTMCLGAMVHARINRIVFGAFDEKTGVCGSCQNLANSDCFNHNIQVTGGILATECKTLLQNFFKRRR; this is encoded by the coding sequence ATGTGTGATAATCTCATTGACTCTCAATGGATGGCATTAGCAATAGAACAAGCATTACTCGCTGAAAAAATAAATGAAGTCCCCGTTGGTGCTGTCCTAATACAAGATGAACAACTCATTGCTAGCGCTCACAATCAACCTATCAGCAACAACGATCCAACCGCCCATGCGGAAATTCAATTATTACGCAAAGCAGGCGAAAAACTGAACAACTACCGCCTACCCAATACAACCTTATATGTGACTTTAGAACCTTGTACAATGTGCTTAGGTGCAATGGTTCATGCCCGTATAAATCGCATTGTATTCGGTGCTTTTGATGAAAAAACAGGTGTTTGTGGTTCCTGCCAAAATCTTGCAAACAGTGATTGCTTCAATCACAACATACAAGTAACAGGCGGCATACTTGCCACCGAGTGTAAAACCTTACTACAAAACTTTTTTAAGCGTCGTCGCTAA
- the fabG gene encoding 3-oxoacyl-ACP reductase FabG, whose translation MNNLAGKIVLVTGASRGIGQAIALTLGGAGATVIGTATSDKGADAISATLKENGVIGVGMALNVTNNDQIAEVMNAIVDTYGAVDILINNAGITRDNLLMRMKEEEWDDIMNTNLASVYKMSKAVLRGMMKKKAGRIISIASVVGAMGNAGQTNYAAAKAGIMGFTKSLAREVGARGITVNAVAPGFIKTDMTDALPEEQKDALAKQIPMGRLGLVEEVANSVLFLAGDAGSYITAQTLHVNGGMYTV comes from the coding sequence ATGAACAATTTAGCGGGAAAAATCGTTTTAGTCACTGGCGCAAGCCGTGGTATTGGACAAGCCATCGCCCTTACTTTGGGTGGCGCAGGTGCAACTGTCATCGGCACAGCGACCAGTGATAAAGGTGCAGATGCAATCAGCGCAACACTTAAAGAGAATGGTGTAATTGGTGTGGGCATGGCATTGAATGTCACTAACAACGACCAAATTGCCGAAGTGATGAATGCTATTGTTGATACTTATGGCGCGGTAGATATTTTGATTAATAACGCTGGAATCACGCGTGATAATTTGCTGATGCGTATGAAAGAAGAGGAATGGGATGATATTATGAACACTAATTTAGCCTCTGTTTACAAAATGTCAAAAGCTGTTTTGCGCGGCATGATGAAGAAAAAAGCAGGTCGTATTATTTCAATTGCTTCTGTCGTTGGTGCAATGGGTAACGCAGGGCAAACCAACTATGCTGCCGCAAAAGCGGGTATTATGGGTTTTACCAAATCCCTCGCTAGGGAAGTTGGTGCTCGTGGTATCACTGTCAATGCAGTGGCACCAGGGTTTATTAAAACCGATATGACGGATGCGTTGCCAGAAGAGCAAAAAGACGCTTTAGCGAAACAAATTCCGATGGGTCGATTGGGCTTGGTTGAGGAAGTTGCTAATTCGGTATTGTTCTTGGCAGGGGATGCAGGTTCTTATATTACCGCTCAAACGCTTCATGTCAATGGTGGTATGTACACCGTTTAA
- the fabD gene encoding ACP S-malonyltransferase, whose protein sequence is MKYSIVFPGQGSQSLGMLSDLADNFASVKVTFEHASDVLGYDLWKLTQEDQEGLNQTQKTQPAMLAAGYATYEVLENEIDLSPVCMAGHSLGEYTALVASGALGFADGIKLVQHRAELMQSAVPAGVGAMAAILGLDDETVVKVCTQYSGEGIVEAVNFNSKGQVVIAGNKESVDVTCDLMKAAGAKRAVILPVSVPSHCSLMNDAATMLANALQGVQFRLGGVDVLHNVDAKKATDADDIRAKLVAQLHRPVLWTGTVQAMHDMGVSRLIEAGPGKILTGLTRRIEKSLTASAILTTENIAAISQEIEQ, encoded by the coding sequence ATGAAATATTCTATCGTATTCCCAGGGCAAGGCTCTCAATCTCTTGGTATGTTGTCTGATTTGGCGGATAATTTTGCATCAGTTAAAGTGACTTTTGAGCATGCAAGTGATGTATTGGGTTATGATTTATGGAAACTCACGCAAGAGGATCAAGAGGGGCTCAATCAAACACAAAAAACGCAGCCAGCAATGTTGGCAGCGGGTTATGCAACTTATGAAGTGTTGGAAAATGAAATAGATTTATCACCTGTTTGTATGGCAGGACATAGTTTGGGTGAATACACAGCATTGGTGGCTTCGGGTGCATTGGGATTTGCTGATGGCATTAAATTGGTGCAGCATCGCGCAGAGTTAATGCAATCGGCCGTGCCTGCTGGCGTTGGTGCAATGGCGGCGATTTTAGGTCTGGATGATGAGACTGTGGTTAAGGTTTGCACACAATATTCAGGTGAGGGTATTGTTGAAGCGGTGAATTTTAATTCTAAGGGGCAAGTGGTGATTGCGGGTAATAAAGAATCTGTTGATGTAACTTGCGATTTGATGAAAGCGGCAGGTGCAAAACGCGCGGTGATATTGCCAGTGAGTGTGCCTTCGCATTGTTCACTGATGAATGATGCGGCGACGATGTTGGCAAATGCGCTGCAGGGTGTTCAATTTAGATTGGGTGGTGTTGATGTGTTGCATAATGTAGATGCAAAAAAAGCAACCGATGCCGATGATATTCGTGCAAAATTAGTAGCGCAATTACACCGACCAGTTTTGTGGACGGGTACGGTTCAAGCGATGCACGATATGGGCGTTTCAAGATTAATTGAAGCAGGACCAGGTAAAATATTGACGGGATTGACGCGTAGAATTGAAAAATCATTAACGGCAAGCGCCATTTTGACCACAGAAAATATTGCGGCAATTTCACAGGAGATAGAACAATGA
- the rpmA gene encoding 50S ribosomal protein L27, with amino-acid sequence MAHKKAGGSTNNGRDSVSKRLGVKKFGGQVALAGNILVRQRGTKFHPGTNVRKGKDDTLFATADGKVVFAKKGKFMRQYISIESA; translated from the coding sequence ATGGCACATAAGAAAGCAGGCGGTAGTACTAATAACGGCAGAGATTCGGTATCAAAAAGATTGGGTGTTAAGAAATTTGGTGGTCAAGTTGCTTTGGCGGGTAATATTTTAGTGCGTCAAAGAGGCACTAAATTCCATCCAGGCACCAATGTCCGTAAAGGTAAAGACGACACTTTGTTTGCCACTGCAGATGGTAAGGTTGTTTTTGCTAAAAAAGGTAAATTTATGCGTCAATATATTTCTATTGAATCTGCATAA
- the rplU gene encoding 50S ribosomal protein L21, whose protein sequence is MYAVIKTGGQQFRVEQGMTLKVEKLEVEIGKSITFDDILMVADGDKVQIGAPTVAKASVEAKIIAQGKGKKVHILKFRRRKHSMKQQGHRQLFTEIEITKIKA, encoded by the coding sequence ATGTACGCAGTTATCAAAACAGGTGGTCAACAGTTTAGAGTTGAGCAAGGTATGACACTAAAAGTTGAGAAATTAGAAGTTGAAATAGGTAAGAGCATTACTTTTGACGATATTTTAATGGTTGCTGATGGCGACAAAGTTCAAATCGGTGCACCAACCGTTGCAAAAGCTTCTGTTGAAGCGAAAATCATCGCACAAGGCAAAGGTAAAAAAGTACATATCCTTAAATTCCGTCGTCGTAAGCACTCAATGAAGCAACAAGGTCACAGACAATTGTTCACTGAAATTGAAATCACAAAAATTAAAGCATAA
- a CDS encoding UDP-2,3-diacylglucosamine diphosphatase: protein MQTLLIADLHLISGETEKTNLFIRFCQEQASQADQLFILGDLFNTWLGDDLSINNYPSIISALKALSSTTKVFITGGNRDFLLGDDFVTQTECVLLKTPYLLTTENKNYVLIHGDELCTDDKNYQKLKSILRHPITQFIFLRLPTKTRLKLSGQLRKKSVEAQQYKTRKIMDVNQAFTDKFMQKYPNADLIHGHTHRQNTHIGVSYTRFVLGDWCTDQGNAIKVDEQLSYLEIR from the coding sequence ATGCAAACTTTACTGATTGCAGATTTACACTTAATCTCTGGTGAAACAGAAAAAACCAATCTGTTTATCAGGTTTTGCCAAGAACAGGCATCGCAAGCAGATCAACTCTTTATTTTAGGAGATTTGTTTAACACTTGGCTGGGTGACGATTTGTCAATTAATAACTATCCGAGTATTATTTCCGCATTAAAAGCGTTGAGCAGCACGACCAAAGTTTTTATTACTGGGGGCAATCGTGATTTTTTATTGGGTGATGATTTTGTCACACAAACGGAATGCGTGTTATTAAAAACCCCTTACTTATTAACGACCGAAAACAAAAATTATGTCTTAATTCACGGCGATGAATTGTGTACTGATGATAAAAACTACCAAAAGTTAAAAAGCATTCTACGACACCCAATCACCCAATTTATTTTCTTGCGTTTACCGACAAAGACCCGCCTAAAACTCAGCGGTCAATTACGCAAAAAAAGCGTGGAAGCGCAGCAGTATAAAACCCGAAAGATTATGGATGTTAATCAAGCATTTACTGATAAATTTATGCAAAAATATCCAAATGCAGATTTAATTCACGGACACACGCATCGTCAAAACACGCATATTGGCGTCAGTTATACGCGTTTTGTTCTAGGAGATTGGTGCACCGACCAAGGTAACGCCATTAAGGTTGACGAGCAGTTAAGTTACCTTGAAATTCGCTGA